One Microcaecilia unicolor chromosome 8, aMicUni1.1, whole genome shotgun sequence DNA window includes the following coding sequences:
- the LOC115476733 gene encoding zinc finger protein 239-like, translated as MLHSSVAPGTANPTNREGTPYIKTEESDAEEESNGQDGTANRDGKWTAPVCSEEILCIKIEDVDDEEEIAEPSRTPAKEDRASEVTHPTTENGTDSLHCFECHIIFPDMKAKGRHMRRNHPEEHYPQHREGQQSLSLFPCAFCAKTFPTLEILHIHQAIHPRKGPFACSNCSKSFKKLGNLRIHQLVHKGEEAYECEKCNRAFIHYGNFQIHLRKHEGGPFWCSDCGKSFQDLRRLNIHRKTHTAEKIHECKECGKCFARVSHLTRHLRVHTGEKPFICEVCGKGFAQPSSLKCHRPVHTGERPYNCGICGRSFSQSSQWYKHKKAHKEEKMGDTTGDIVS; from the exons ATGTTGCATTCAAGTGTAGCTCCAGGGACAGCCAATCCAACCAACAGAGAGGGAACTCCTTACATAAAAACAGAAGAATCTGATGCTGAAGAGGAATCTAATGGACAAGATGGAACCGCCAACAGAGATGGGAAGTGGACCGCGCCTGTCTGCAGTGAGGAAATCCTATGTATAAAAATAGAAGACGTTGATGATGAAGAGGAAATTGCTGAACCCAGTAGAACACCAGCAAAAGAAGATAGAGCGTCTGAGGTCACTCACCCCACTACTGAAAATGGGACAG ACTCTCTCCACTGCTTCGAGTGCCATATTATATTCCCAGATATGAAGGCCAAAGGGAGGCACATGAGGAGGAACCACCCAGAAGAACATTACCCTCAACACAGGGAAGGCCAGCAGTCTCTCAGCTTATTTCCCTGTGCTTTCTGTGCAAAAACCTTTCCCACGCTGGAAATACTGCACATCCATCAGGCCATTCACCCCAGGAAGGGACCTTTTGCCTGTTCCAACTGCAGCAAAAGCTTCAAGAAGCTTGGCAACCTGAGGATCCACCAGCTGGTGCACAAGGGGGAGGAGGCGTATGAATGCGAGAAGTGTAACCGAGCCTTCATCCATTACGGCAACTTTCAGATACATCTGCGGAAGCATGAGGGCGGGCCATTTTGGTGCTCTGACTGTGGGAAGTCCTTCCAGGACCTGAGGCGCCTCAACATCCACCGCAAGACCCACACAGCCGAGAAAATCCATGAGTGCAAGGAGTGCGGGAAGTGTTTTGCTCGGGTATCTCATCTGACCCGGCATCTCAGGGTGCACACCGGGGAGAAGCCCTTCATCTGTGAGGTGTGCGGGAAAGGCTTTGCGCAGCCGTCTTCTCTGAAGTGTCACCGGCCGGTGCACACAGGGGAGAGGCCCTACAACTGTGGGATCTGTGGGAGGAGCTTCAGCCAGTCCTCTCAGTGGTACAAACACAAGAAAGCACACAAGGAGGAGAAGATGGGGGACACTACAGGCGACATTGTGTCATAA